In Nocardioides faecalis, the following proteins share a genomic window:
- the sigK gene encoding ECF RNA polymerase sigma factor SigK, with product MDPVPDDPAGVPSRGTPAGVSPPPGELGDLLRLSARGDQAAFATVYDATAARVHGLVLRVVRDRAQAEEVTQEVYLEVWRQASRYDAARGSALSWLMTIAHRKAVDRVRAAEAATRRDENYHHSHQVPAHDATAEAAHASLEARRVRTALTQLTDVQREAIQLAYFGGYTHTEVATLLDLPVGTAKTRIRDGLIRLRDAIGVGR from the coding sequence ATGGATCCGGTCCCCGACGACCCGGCCGGCGTCCCCTCACGGGGGACGCCGGCCGGCGTCTCCCCTCCGCCGGGCGAGCTGGGCGACCTGCTCCGGCTCTCCGCGCGCGGCGACCAAGCGGCGTTCGCCACGGTGTACGACGCCACCGCCGCCCGGGTGCACGGCCTCGTGCTCCGCGTGGTCCGCGACCGCGCGCAGGCCGAGGAGGTCACCCAGGAGGTCTACCTCGAGGTCTGGCGCCAGGCCAGCCGGTACGACGCCGCCCGGGGATCCGCGCTGTCGTGGCTGATGACGATCGCGCACCGCAAGGCCGTCGACCGGGTGCGGGCTGCGGAGGCCGCCACCCGCCGCGACGAGAACTACCACCACAGCCACCAGGTGCCCGCCCACGACGCCACCGCGGAGGCCGCACACGCCTCCCTGGAGGCGCGCCGGGTCCGCACCGCCCTCACCCAGCTCACCGATGTGCAGCGTGAGGCGATCCAGCTGGCGTACTTCGGTGGCTACACCCACACCGAGGTCGCCACCCTGCTCGACCTTCCGGTGGGCACCGCCAAGACCAGGATCCGCGACGGACTGATCCGGCTGCGCGACGCGATCGGAGTGGGCCGATGA
- a CDS encoding molybdopterin-dependent oxidoreductase, with the protein MRTRRLVRSLRHLVWAAYGVLATLVGIGLAHAVAAFGDPATSPVLAVGSAVIDRTPTPMKEWAIRTFGSADKVVLVGSVMLGVLVLSALAGLLARRRPWLGAAGLLVLVALAAGAVLERPEVGALDLLPSLVAAITGPLTLLVLARLHRAATNPSIATTATAPTTDPSATDPSATDTSTDPSTTDTTSTKTPTSTSTSTSASRRHLLLGVGVATALAAVGGVTGRIVGRLRLRPEDVTLPAATDRAPTLPRGLDDQVDGITPFRTPNGDFYRVDTRLDVPILSADDWTLRIDGDVEREVTLTFDDLLEMDLVERDITLTCVSNSVGGPYVGGARWLGVRLVDVLALAGIANTKADQILSTDVDGMTISTPLEPATDGRDALIVVGMNGRALPREHGFPVRMVIPGLYGFVSATKWLRRLTLTTYAEREAYWTKRGWAKDAPIKTSARIDTPRALAKLDAGDVVVGGVAWAQARGGVTGVQVRIDGGEWFAAQLGPEANDSYWRQWFVRWPAEPGSHRIAVRALAGDGSEQSGERAEPYPSGSSGLHELLVTVG; encoded by the coding sequence ATGAGGACACGTCGGCTCGTCCGGTCACTGCGCCACCTCGTCTGGGCGGCGTACGGCGTCCTCGCGACCCTGGTGGGCATCGGGCTGGCACACGCGGTGGCGGCGTTCGGCGACCCGGCGACCTCACCCGTGCTGGCGGTCGGCTCCGCGGTGATCGACCGCACGCCGACACCGATGAAGGAGTGGGCGATCCGCACCTTCGGCAGCGCCGACAAGGTGGTGCTCGTCGGGTCGGTGATGCTCGGCGTGCTGGTGCTCTCCGCGCTGGCGGGCCTGCTCGCGCGACGCCGACCGTGGCTCGGCGCGGCCGGGCTGCTGGTGCTGGTCGCGCTCGCTGCCGGCGCCGTGCTCGAGCGCCCCGAGGTGGGCGCCCTCGACCTGTTGCCGAGCCTGGTCGCGGCGATCACCGGCCCGCTCACCCTGCTCGTCCTCGCCCGGCTGCACCGCGCCGCGACCAACCCCAGCATCGCCACGACCGCCACCGCCCCGACCACCGACCCGAGCGCCACCGACCCGAGCGCCACCGACACGAGCACCGACCCCAGCACCACCGACACGACCAGCACCAAGACCCCCACCAGCACCAGCACCAGCACCAGCGCCAGCCGCCGCCACCTGCTGCTCGGCGTCGGCGTGGCCACGGCGCTGGCCGCGGTCGGCGGCGTCACCGGCCGCATCGTCGGCCGGCTCCGGCTCCGCCCGGAGGACGTCACGCTGCCGGCGGCCACCGACCGCGCGCCGACGCTGCCCCGCGGCCTGGACGACCAGGTCGACGGGATCACGCCGTTCCGCACCCCGAACGGCGACTTCTACCGCGTGGACACCCGGCTCGACGTACCGATCCTGTCCGCCGACGACTGGACCCTGCGCATCGACGGCGACGTGGAGCGGGAGGTGACGCTGACGTTCGACGACCTGCTGGAGATGGACCTCGTGGAGCGCGACATCACGCTGACGTGCGTGTCCAACAGCGTCGGCGGCCCCTACGTGGGCGGCGCCCGCTGGCTCGGCGTGCGCCTCGTCGACGTGCTCGCCCTCGCGGGCATCGCGAACACGAAGGCGGACCAGATCCTGTCCACCGACGTGGACGGGATGACGATCAGCACCCCGCTGGAGCCGGCCACCGACGGCCGCGACGCACTGATCGTGGTCGGCATGAACGGCCGTGCGCTGCCGCGTGAGCACGGGTTCCCGGTGCGGATGGTGATCCCCGGCCTCTACGGCTTCGTCAGCGCCACCAAGTGGCTGCGCCGGCTGACGCTGACCACGTACGCCGAGCGGGAGGCGTACTGGACGAAACGCGGCTGGGCCAAGGACGCCCCGATCAAGACCTCCGCCCGGATCGACACGCCGCGCGCGCTGGCGAAGCTGGACGCCGGGGACGTCGTGGTCGGCGGCGTCGCGTGGGCCCAGGCCCGGGGCGGGGTCACCGGCGTGCAGGTGCGCATCGACGGCGGCGAGTGGTTCGCCGCCCAGCTGGGCCCGGAGGCGAACGACTCCTACTGGCGCCAGTGGTTCGTGCGCTGGCCGGCCGAGCCCGGGTCGCACCGGATCGCCGTACGTGCCCTGGCCGGGGACGGCAGCGAGCAGAGCGGGGAGCGGGCCGAGCCCTATCCCAGCGGATCCAGCGGCCTGCACGAACTGCTGGTCACCGTCGGCTGA
- a CDS encoding fasciclin domain-containing protein has translation MKLHTLRRNAGIATAVLALSLSFAACGSEDDGNDSASSSKSSESSESPSDDMSSESSDMGADPAAQVFGDGCDALPTDGKGSLKGMVSDPVATAASNNPLLSTLVTAVTSIDGLPDTLNSAEELTVFAPTNDAFAEIPEADLNALVKAGQEQGQESDLYKILAHHVVGKNADKDAVVGDHTTLAEDKITVEGDAESGMTVTDGTVTAKVVCGNIPTANGTVYVIDKVLTGVK, from the coding sequence ATGAAGCTGCACACCCTTCGCCGCAACGCCGGCATCGCCACGGCCGTCCTCGCCCTGTCCCTCTCGTTCGCCGCGTGCGGCAGCGAGGACGACGGCAACGACAGCGCCAGCTCCAGCAAAAGCTCGGAGAGCTCCGAGTCCCCCAGCGACGACATGAGCTCCGAGAGCTCCGACATGGGCGCAGACCCGGCCGCCCAGGTGTTCGGCGACGGCTGCGACGCGCTGCCCACCGACGGCAAGGGCTCGCTCAAGGGCATGGTCTCCGACCCGGTCGCCACCGCCGCCAGCAACAACCCGCTGCTGTCCACCCTGGTCACCGCGGTCACCTCGATCGACGGCCTGCCGGACACCCTGAACTCCGCCGAGGAGCTGACGGTGTTCGCGCCCACCAACGACGCGTTCGCCGAGATCCCCGAGGCCGACCTCAACGCGCTGGTCAAGGCCGGCCAGGAGCAGGGCCAGGAGAGCGACCTGTACAAGATCCTCGCGCACCACGTGGTCGGCAAGAACGCCGACAAGGACGCCGTCGTCGGGGACCACACCACGCTCGCCGAGGACAAGATCACCGTCGAGGGCGACGCGGAGTCCGGCATGACCGTCACCGACGGCACCGTCACCGCCAAGGTGGTGTGCGGCAACATCCCGACCGCCAACGGCACCGTCTACGTGATCGACAAGGTCCTCACCGGAGTCAAGTGA